The following proteins are encoded in a genomic region of Brachyspira pilosicoli:
- the mtnA gene encoding S-methyl-5-thioribose-1-phosphate isomerase yields the protein MINSKIPTVRWTGEELYILDQTLIPVTVKEIKLNTEEEAYNAIKELKVRGAPAIGVAAAYSLLIDLKSQTKLSSDEFIKFVDKRAKYLNSSRPTAVNLSYALNRMLNTIKDKQDKTSLELYNILETEAKKIHSEDVDICQKIGEYGAELLKENTGILTHCNAGRLAVSGIGTALAPMYVAHQRGTKIRVYADETRPLLQGARLTSFELHEAGIDVTLICDNMAAFIMSKGLIDLVIVGCDRVAENGDAANKIGTMGVAILAKHFNIPFYIACPSTTFDLNTKTGNDIVIEERDPKEVINFAGVQTAPLDMKVRNPAFDVTPHELIKGFITEKGIIEAPYIENLKKAFY from the coding sequence ATGATTAATTCAAAAATACCTACTGTTAGATGGACAGGAGAAGAGTTATATATATTAGATCAAACTTTGATACCTGTAACTGTTAAAGAAATAAAATTAAATACTGAAGAAGAAGCATATAATGCAATAAAAGAGTTAAAAGTAAGAGGAGCTCCTGCTATTGGAGTAGCTGCGGCATATTCTCTATTAATAGATTTAAAATCTCAAACTAAACTATCTTCTGATGAGTTTATAAAGTTTGTTGATAAAAGAGCAAAATACCTAAACTCCTCAAGACCAACAGCTGTAAATTTGAGCTATGCTTTGAATAGAATGCTTAATACCATAAAAGACAAACAAGACAAAACATCATTAGAATTATATAATATACTCGAAACAGAAGCTAAAAAGATACACTCAGAAGATGTTGATATATGTCAAAAAATAGGGGAGTATGGTGCTGAACTGCTAAAAGAAAACACTGGTATATTAACTCATTGTAATGCAGGTAGATTGGCAGTAAGCGGAATAGGAACAGCACTTGCCCCAATGTATGTAGCACATCAAAGAGGAACAAAAATAAGAGTTTATGCAGACGAAACAAGACCACTACTTCAAGGAGCAAGATTAACCAGTTTTGAGCTTCATGAGGCTGGAATAGATGTTACATTAATATGCGATAACATGGCTGCTTTCATAATGTCAAAAGGACTTATTGACTTAGTTATAGTAGGTTGTGATAGAGTTGCTGAAAATGGAGATGCTGCTAATAAAATAGGTACTATGGGTGTTGCCATTTTAGCCAAACATTTCAACATACCTTTCTATATAGCATGCCCTTCAACAACATTTGATTTGAATACAAAAACAGGAAATGACATTGTTATAGAAGAAAGGGACCCTAAAGAAGTAATTAATTTTGCAGGGGTACAAACTGCTCCATTAGATATGAAAGTGAGAAACCCAGCATTTGATGTTACACCTCATGAACTTATAAAAGGATTTATAACAGAAAAAGGCATCATAGAGGCACCATATATAGAAAATTTGAAAAAAGCTTTTTATTAA
- a CDS encoding sugar ABC transporter substrate-binding protein, whose amino-acid sequence MKYFLIIFSLLVLGCSGSNSSNTSVKLEGAPAPFDGSKKVHFALIRQMVEGEFMQMWQDGAQKQADLMGIQLTVFGKNMDNQAQADFVYQAINMKVDGIILDHGLTETLAKPAADAVAAGIPVVAFDVDVQNPEINQIAQDDYALGRMALDAMNKDYNQKANIGYVYFAGILPLDKRDRAFTDFKKEFPNMKEIARTGTVESPFSVKNAEQVKAVLKSNPEINAYFAPYDEFAKGVVLALDEEGLNDKIRVYSADISTQDIELMIKEGSPWAATAATSPRLIGALSVRALALKIAGEDLPDDILITPTLFTQDMLKEANVKNMEDLQAKFPEFNKTTNMTADWIPMAE is encoded by the coding sequence GAGCACCTGCACCTTTTGATGGAAGCAAAAAAGTACATTTTGCTTTAATAAGACAAATGGTTGAAGGTGAATTCATGCAAATGTGGCAAGATGGCGCACAAAAACAAGCAGATCTAATGGGCATACAATTAACTGTATTTGGTAAAAATATGGATAACCAAGCTCAAGCAGATTTTGTTTATCAAGCTATCAACATGAAAGTAGACGGTATAATATTAGACCATGGTCTTACAGAAACTTTGGCTAAACCTGCCGCTGATGCCGTAGCTGCTGGAATACCTGTAGTGGCATTCGATGTTGATGTTCAAAATCCAGAAATAAATCAAATAGCTCAAGATGATTATGCTTTAGGAAGAATGGCTTTAGATGCTATGAATAAAGATTATAACCAAAAAGCTAATATAGGATATGTGTATTTTGCTGGTATACTTCCTTTAGATAAGAGGGATAGAGCTTTTACAGACTTTAAAAAAGAATTTCCTAACATGAAAGAGATAGCTAGAACTGGTACTGTAGAATCACCTTTTTCTGTTAAAAATGCTGAACAAGTAAAAGCTGTATTAAAATCTAACCCAGAAATAAATGCTTATTTTGCTCCTTATGATGAATTTGCTAAAGGTGTTGTGCTTGCATTAGATGAAGAAGGTTTAAATGACAAAATAAGAGTATATAGTGCTGACATATCAACACAAGATATAGAATTAATGATTAAAGAAGGAAGCCCTTGGGCAGCAACTGCAGCTACAAGCCCAAGACTTATTGGTGCATTATCTGTAAGAGCATTAGCTTTAAAAATAGCAGGAGAAGATTTACCTGATGATATTTTAATAACTCCTACACTATTTACTCAAGATATGCTTAAAGAAGCAAATGTAAAAAATATGGAAGATTTACAAGCTAAATTCCCAGAGTTTAATAAAACTACAAATATGACAGCTGATTGGATACCAATGGCTGAATAA